The Xanthomonas rydalmerensis genomic interval ATTGCTGCGGCGTCGGCACGCGGTCAGCATCCGTCGCATGAATCGATTCCTGCGTGACCTGATCGAACCCAAGCGCCTGGCCGGGCTGCTGACCGTGGCCACCGTGTTGTGGTCGTTCCAGTTCGCGCCGCATGCCCTGGCGGCTTGGCGCTGGATCGCGGCGGCGCTGTTCCTGCTACCGCTGATCGGCGCCCACTACCTGCCCGGGCGTTGGCGCGACGCCGCACTGTGGCTGGAGGCCGCGGCTGCGATGGCCCTGGTCTGGCTGGAACCGCGCGTGGGCACCGCGCCGGTGCTGCTGGTGGTGGTGGTCGCGCAGGTGGCGCTGCAGTGGCCGCCGCGACAGGTGCTGGCGCTGGCGTTGCTGGCCAACCTCGGCACGTTCCTGGCGTTGTCCGCCGCCGGGATCCGGCATCCGCTGCCGACCACGCTGATCTACGCCGGCTTCCACGCCTTCGCCGGTCTGAGCGCGCATTACGCGCGCACCGCCGAGCTGGCGCGCGAAGCGCTGGCGCGGGTCAACGCCGACCTGCTGGCCACCCGCGCGCTGCTCGCCGACAGCACCCGCGACGCCGAGCGCCTGCGCCTGGCGCGCGAACTGCACGACGTGGCCGGGCACAAGCTCACCGCCATGCGCATCCAGTTGCGCCTGCTGCTGGCCGATCCGGCGCTGGTGCAGCGCACGGAGGTGGCGACCGTGGAGCAGCTGTCCGGTGAACT includes:
- a CDS encoding sensor histidine kinase gives rise to the protein MNRFLRDLIEPKRLAGLLTVATVLWSFQFAPHALAAWRWIAAALFLLPLIGAHYLPGRWRDAALWLEAAAAMALVWLEPRVGTAPVLLVVVVAQVALQWPPRQVLALALLANLGTFLALSAAGIRHPLPTTLIYAGFHAFAGLSAHYARTAELAREALARVNADLLATRALLADSTRDAERLRLARELHDVAGHKLTAMRIQLRLLLADPALVQRTEVATVEQLSGELLTDIRAVVQSLRDDRGVDLETALCALAAPFPRPQLQLQIDPALRITDPHLAETLLRLVQEALTNAARHADAAHVRVRLGQDRQQLCLDIEDDGHRAERIREGNGIAGMRERLAALQGRLELGRTPLGGMQLSARLPL